The Esox lucius isolate fEsoLuc1 chromosome 20, fEsoLuc1.pri, whole genome shotgun sequence region AAGAAACAGTAAGTACATTTGATCCGTCCAGTAGTACTGTAAAACACAATGCATATGCAAATTTCACCTAAACCCTCATTTCTTTGGACCATCAGACTTCTGGTCTCCCCCCCAAAAATCACTGGCAATTCAGAGcccagaggaagaggaagtgcCCATGCCAGTACAGGAAGAGTGCGGAAAGTTGGAGCTGCTTTTGGACGTGTGATAAATGTGGATGTGGGAGGAAAATACGGTCAAAGAGCTTTGGAAACCTGGGAGACAAACATTAAGACCAGAGATTCTGCTGGATTTCTCTCACTGCTTGCAGTGCTTTGCTGTCTCTAGGGACTTTTAGAGAGGACAACGAAATGGGACAAAAGTCACCGGAAGAAACCACCAGACACAGGCAAAGGAAGAAGCCTGTGTGTGACAAAGAAAGATCAAAGAGTAAGAGTGAATGACTggaatcagaatcaccttttATTAATTAAGACAAATTAACACATACTCAAAGAATTTACACAGCGAAGAGAGTGGTAGAACgaagaagaaaatataaatcaTTTGCACCACAGCACATGGAAATAAAGTGGTCAGGTTGAGGGCTGTTTTTTTGGACATGGTTAACCTGTACTGCCCACCTCCCTCTTCCTGAAGGAAGATACTTTCTTTAAATAGGAGTATTAAGCATAAccgagagacacacacacacacagtgtgtgttaagtacatgtacagtacatgattATGTTGAAGATGTTTTACACCTTCATTGCAATTGTTCTGTTTGCTGTATCCATGCTTTTTAGATGCATATTGAAATGTAGTCATTATTTGAAATAGAACACACCATAacatattgtaaataaagaaTAGCTTCAAAAAGATTACAGACCTACAGTGATTTATGACGACCTAATCACATTACTTTTATTATTTATCATTTAGCTTTCAATTTTACAAAGATAGTTCCAACATGCCAAATGAACATGATGGGAAACAGATAGCAACATCTGAGACAGAGAGCTtattataaatacagtacaattTACAATATAAACATCATGGGGTTGCTCTGAGGGCTTCACGCAGTCACGGCCTGGGGGCAGAAACAGTTGGGGGTTTGTTTCTACCTGCTGGTTAAATGCACTCACCTGGCGTCCCAGGTCTGAGTTAGTCTTTGATTAGAAGGATAGAATTAAACCCAGAAAGGATCAGCCCTCCAGGACCGACATTACACAGCCCTCATGTCAGTGTGAGAGGACTGAGATTCCCCCTGCTAGAAAGTTAGAATTCACCATTCTAGAGTGTTTGGATTCACCTGAGTTCTTCTGAGAGCATGAATAAGTTATCACTTACCACTGACCCTGGGTCAGTGTTAGTCCATTATTGCATACCATTAGGATGTTCAGTTGGCAAAACCGCTTCCACATGGTGTGTCCTCAGTCTGCAATCCCCCTCCAATCATAATAATCCCTCCTCTTTGGACATGTGACTCTCCTTTCCTTGCTCCTGTGAAGGGAAAAATACACAGTCCATCTCGCCATTCTTCTCTTCCTGGGATAGATGGATATTAGGGGAGGGGATGGGGTGTGTCGGACAGCTTCCGCTTTCTTCATCCCTCGTGTTTTGCTTTTGCTCATCCTCTAGTCCTCCACTAACTCCACCGTGACCAGTGAACTGGTTGAGTAAACTGAAGATAACTGTTCCAGCGCTGTAGACATGGACCGGGCCTGAGTAAGacacaggggggggggggggttgacagtACTTTCAACGGAATTGCAATCAAATACTCAGTATAGGCATTGACAGCTAAAAATGTTTCCCTGCTTATCCTTCACATATTTCAACACAATTAATGCTAAGTTCCAGATCATGTGGACAGATCTGTAAAGAGGTTCCCATAGCAGGGAATTAATGACCATCTTATTGCAAAAGAACACAAATGAACAAAAAGTtacttttattaaaatgttctttaagGTCTCAGTAAACATCATTATTTGCATCTCTATGTTTGCCTCAGTACCCATATTTGCTGTAGGGTGTGGGTTGATTGGCTGATGCCTCCCAGTGGGTTGTGGCTCTTTTGTCTGGTGAGTTGGCACTTTGGCAATGTTAGGCACCCCTTCTCTGACTCCCTTTAGAAGAAGACATACAAAGTCACCATAAATAATTATGGAATAATACAATTATAACAGAAATGTCAACAATGCCTATATGGGAATTAGGTCAAAATCACATGACTGAAGTAAACACTCCAGCAACACTAGTTGTGGCAGGCATTAAACTTACCTTGTTACAGAATTTGAGAGCTGAAAAAAAGAACGTACACAGATCTATTAGTCAGCCAATAAAGAGTTAGGCAAGGGCATTTCCTCAATTAGTCACATACAATTGAAATATACTAAAGAATTTTTCTGTAAAATGAATGAGTAATGAGTTAACTTCCAGCCAGCTTTGTAAGTACATACAGAAACTAGAAAGTTATCACGGCTACACAGATGGATTTCGTttcattaaattacattttcgaGAACCTACTTCCTTAACAATACTGACATCTAACATTACTTGTCTGATCATGTCTAATTCCTCCTTATCTCATTCAAGTTTCATAAGAAAGCGACAGTTGGTCTGATCCAGTGCACTGAACACAACAGTTCAGACTGATCTCCCTCACCTTGTTTGAAACGCACTTCATCTCGAGGGCGAAGGATACATAGCAGAATGATAATGGCCAGGACAATGACCACCAGAGGAAATAAAATGCCTGCCAGGGAGCTACTGCCCTCAGCCGGTGGAGAGGAGAAAATGATCTGTACCTTTCCTAAGGATCAAAACATTCTGtcagaaaataacaacaaaaaaacttaGAAACCAAAGCGTGTCTCAGTGGTCACTCACCTGAGGTGTGGTTAGTGTTGTTGACTCTATCTGGGGCTGCTGAAGCATCACAGCTGTGTGAGATAGATGTAAATGACTCTTCATCAAACACATCCAAAGACACTCAGAGCCTGTCAATGCTGAGATGAGGCCATGCCACTGAGCGGAGAAATGGATTGGTACCACATCCCACATAAAAATacacacagctccagaaaaaagagaccactgcacctttttctttccaaaaggaaagttttgagtgaggaacagaaggattaaaattaagagaccactgcaaattgaacgtttctgttcctcactcaaaaccttccttttcaacttaactggaaaggaaagaaaaagctgcagtggttcattcattccggagctgtatatctgcCACATCTCCGTACCGATCAATGTACAGAATATGAACGTCTGCCAAAGTAGGAAGGATAAATGTCTCACTGGGGTGGTTGGCAGCGTTCAGTCAAGGAAGTGCTGCGGAATTCAGGGGATGTTATGGGCTGTTTTATTCTGACGCTCACTGCTGTAATTAGAGTGCACATAAGCAGTCAAACAGCCGGAACTTTCTAAAAGCACAACGTATTGAAAGATGGAAGTCAAAGTAGCCAgcccacaggcacacacacagtaccaatGGACGTCAGTGGCGTCGTCTGCTGAGGAATCTTCTTACAGTCTTCGCAGTTTCCTGTCAGGGAGTTTTCTTCACTGCAGCTGAAACCAGCCTCACAGAGACACGTGATGTCTGATTTTTTTGTGCAGTTCGCAACCACCACCAGGTGAAGTtcttgaaacacacacacacacacacacataattatTATAGTgagacaaaaaaaggaaaaataattcCATGAATTGAAATTTTCCTGATTTACAAAAAGAGTGATTTGATTACAGCACTAAATAATGTATCATTTAGATTGTAGTTGACTATACGGAGCCTACACAAAGTTTAGTTTTATTACTACTAAACCACTGAGACACATTAAGTACTGTATAGcccatactgtataaacacacacagaggccaGTTTAGAAGGTATGCAAATCAAGTAACAGGTGGGAtcctttgccttcagaacagcctTCTGAAGTCACTGTCTTGTATATAATTCCTAGAAGGAGATTGTTTCTGAGATTTTGGAACAATCGTGCCTGGGCACGACGATCATCCCCTGCTTTTGCCCATAGTTACCATAAATCAAACAGCAACTGAACGCTTTAATGCCTGATGCCTGCTTTATATAGCAAGCCATGACCATGTGAGACTCTGTAGAACAGATCGATCTCCGGAAACGTTCTGGTGGACCTGATGTGCTGGCCACTGAGAGGACAATGAAACTCGTCAATGTAGGAACAACATAGAATTAATCACAAACAATCAGTGTATTATGTACCAGGTCTGCAGTCTCTGAAGCAGGGACGGCAGCTCGGCTCTTCGTTCATTTCTGCTGTGTAGAAACCCTCTTCACAGGGGGAGCACTCATAACATGACTTCTGATACTCacctgggagagagaggggatggggTTATAAATGAAAGATATGGTAAAAGGCAAATGGAGGTAAGTACCAATATAGGGAAATGAGGCAATAGAGAAAAAGGAGGAAGTCAGGGGAAGTCAATGCAGGAGACGGAGAGCATTACAGTATGTGTCAGATACTGTCCTGAAGTAGACAGGTCTGTATGAGACAAGTCCAAACATGTAACGTTTCAGTGCATCAGTCCATTGTCTGTTGctaaggagaaagagagagagagagagagagagagagagagaccgacaggcTGGAGAATAACAGGAAGAGACGGAAGATGATGTTGGCCCAGCTTGCATACTAATGAAGGATGTGGTCATACTGAGCCATGGCAGAACACGGCACAGCATTTCTCATCACGAGAGACACCAAGAGAAAAAACTGCTCATAGTTTCCTCATCTTTCCTGAGAATGTATGCGTCTGACTTACTGGTTTTGCAATTGATTTTAATTCTTTCTCACCTGGTTGACAAAGTTTGCAGTTTCTCCCTACATCACTGGAATGTTCCTGTGTATTCTGACAACACAAAGTCTCATAAGAATTTCATGTAatattgatacatttttcaaaagttaTTAACAGATCTAAAAGCCAGACCAAGCAAATAATAAGAGCCGACTTTCTAATTGAATGTGATGAAAACTGAGAATGAACAGTATGAACAACCAAATTAACATAAAAGGGGATGACTAGTTACCTGAGGGTGGGAGAACGAAGGGCATGCAGacaacatcaaccaagccacaAAGAACTGGACCACCACCATTCTATAATCAGTCATAAGTAGGAACAATCTCTCATATGAATCACTCAACTGAGTCCTTCGTTCACACTTGTATGTATTAAACGTACACACTGACAAAGTATGTCACATAGTGAATGCATGTATCACAATTTGATGGTGACCAGTTGCATTAACACTGAGTCACAATAATAATTTTTAGGACAGAAGTTAGCAGTAAAAAAAATCCCATAGAGAAACGAACTAACACCAAAGATGAGTTAATAGTCCTACCTTTATCACTTCAGAGGACACCAAATGTTGGTCTTTATTTGCTATCGTTTTGACGCTCCTCTGAGCTTTTCTCTAAGGTATGTCTCTTCTGAACACATCCTGTGTCATTGTTTCCTTTACCTGTGACATCTTCCACAGTTCCGGTCTCTCCCGCCCACTGTGTACTGACAGTGATGTTGTTTTACACACAGACTGGCTAACAGACATTTCACCAGAGTCAAGTAATGCTTCTGAACCAGTTTCTATACATAATGTAAGCAGTGAAAGACAGGTTGTTACTAACATTTTCTTACAGGTGGGAATCAAGGAAGTACTGACACACAGAGCAGCCAATCCATGtctccaaaaaaaaacacttaaacaacaaaaatattgcacATCTGCATCTTTATTCCATCTCTCGTGTCAGTAAACCGAGCACAGCGTTGCAGCTATAGCAAATCTGGCTTGTcttaaaattacagacatgtGCAAGGGGCCAGTCCAATCTCATAGAATTTATTACTCACAAAAAACAGGGCCAAATTAACCAAGCGGTACAAGGTTTACAGTTGTTCTTTCAGGAGGAAAttagcaaaaacaacaacattaaagctaGAAATAGGAACGGGACTTTACTCTTTCCTGTAgtcatttgacattttgttttatgattcatCGCCTTTTGAAAAGAACAGCAGTAAATGTTGCACTAGTGCAGATGCTTAGTGAATGAGGCACCGGTGATTGCCAAGAGTATTCTCACTGGCGACCGAGTCAATTCTCCTGCATGACATCGTACTCAGGCTGGAATTTGTTATTGGTAGAAGATATGGACTTACAGAGAAATGGGCCCCTGGTTTACATATTAACGGACCTACAGTATCAGGTCTCGGTCTCAACTCAATGTTATATCAACTGTGTTCCAAATCCTCAAGCATTGCCTGTGTTAGATTTATCCTTTAATGCATACAGTATCATAGCAATTATACCATCATATTAAAGCAATAGCGTTTCAGTAGTTTTTTTACACAGCAGTTTTTAAGAAGAATTTACTTTGTAATCACACACATGAAGAAAATTGATCATTTAATCAATATTAGAGCAATTCCTGTAGTGGCTGATttgcaaacagtcatttaaGATTATTTTACAGACACTAGTAGTATTAAGAATCAAATCAGTGTGCAGAGGCCATCCCTGGGTGACTCCTACCACTCTAGTTTACAGTGATTCAGTTAGCCTTTAGGTGAGTTGTGTAGAGAATACTTAGTCTATTGGAAGACAGACACCAGAGGACAGCGTGCATGTTGACACGGCTGCATTCTTCATGTTGTTAGCGAACCAGTAACTCTTTTTAAAAACCACAGACATTAGAACACTCTTCTAAAAATACACGctgacacatgcatacatacccAAGAGACTttgtctctgtgcgtgtgtgaaacaaaagaaagaattGTACATATTCTCACACTCATTTATTTTCGTCCTTGTACGCTCCCGTTCTGGTCAAACAGCAGGAATCTCAGGGCGTGGAGTTTTTCCTTACTGCTTGACCTGAGCAGGAAAACCTGCTGTAGTTGTAGCTTAGGTCACACAATCCTGGACCTGGCGTGCCCAATCCTTAGCTAAACTCATGCGTACTTTTTTCAACACAGCGTCAAAACCTATGATCTTAACCACCTTAagaaatgttcaaaataaagCTTTGAGAAACTCTTACAGAATACTATAATATTGGAGGTCTGAAAAGCCCCAATACAATACAACCTGATTCAACCACTTCCTCGTATCAACCAAAAATcaaaaataaagattaaaaggAAAACATATGCAGTCCATTCCGTTTGGATGATTATAACGTGTGTATCATTAAATGATCATCAATATAGCTGACATATATTTAGCATGGGTATACATATTGTTCATCTGAAGTAACAGTGATTTATATCGAAAGTAAACCATATTTTAAGGTCAAGGAAAAGGAACAAAAACAAGTGAATAATAACATACAAGATGAATTAACAGACGTTATCAACCCCACCGCTGTTATGATTGACCTACTTCAAGTGACAAGTGGAGAAAAGGTCTTCAGCAATAAACTGAAGTGTTTGAAttattacatttcattcatATTCTTCTTTTGCCTTAAATACTATAATGACGCCTGTTATTGCTGTATCAGTGAATATTTGTTTGGCTCTTTCTTTATAACAGCCATCTTTTACAAGCTGAAAAACGGTCAGATCATACCAAGCACCATGAGAGATAGCTTTCAGCGTCAGTATGTAGAACTTCTGCAACATTGATCAAAGCAATGTTGTCAAAGTGAACTCAGACTGCTTGTTTTTAGTTGCTTTGGCACTCAAGTAGCACAACGTAAATAACCTAAGCAGGTAAATCCTCctattcatgtattcattaattAACTAATTGTCCATCCATCTATACGAACTGTAAATTACTGTGAATTTACATATCTATTCATCTGTTTTAATATCCATAGTTGGATTATTGACTCTCGGTCATCCATCTCTATCCACCCATCTTTTATAGCAGCTCAAGTTAACTGTGGACTTACCAACCACAGACTACAGCACATTCgaacagaacacagaaaatatCAACAGAACTCTAATATCTACTTTCTCATTGGCTAACATCTAGCCTACCGATCTCCCTTCTGTAGGGCAGAATAGAAGGGTCTTTCTCAACTCTCTCCTGCTGACAACTAAACATGTAATATACATAGCAAAATGTATTAGACTTGGGTTTCAACGCCCTTTGTTGAAATGCATCCCTCTCCCAATGtcagtgacagagaggagaacAAAGGCCCCAACACTGACCTCAGATCAGCTTTAACAGAGTATTTACAGTATTGTCACAGCACTGCCACACATAGGAATGACACAGACCCTATGGCTAGCTTGGTCCCACACCTGGATCTCTTATCAGAGCTGCCACACCAAACATGTAAGTACCGGATACAGTAGTAGACCACAAGTGGATGTGAAATGGATTTGTGGTAGAGATGACCTACAGTATCTGGATTTGCACTGAAATGCATGACAACAAGGATTTCACTAAACTACATCCAGAACTGGGACCAGACTAGGCTACAGcagcattaaaataaatatctgcCCGCTCTCTCTCCCGTTGCCTGGTTAGGCTTTCTCACCTTCTTCTAATCACCTGCTATTTACGTAGACTTTGTTGTTTGTTGGGATATATTGAAGCAAGCACCAGAATGAAGCCTTTGGTACCATGTAGTGTTGAATTACTTAAAGTGACGAAAGCACCCACTGGTTCAAATAAGACCTGAGGTAAATATAACGGAAAGATGATAGTGACACAGGGTTACATTGATTGCCTCTCTGGGGTCAACAAAGTCCAGGGGGAAACAGGCAggtttttgtttcaaatgtgaCAATAAGTGCAGAATCACACAGAGAACATCAATACATGGTCTAAATGAAATGTTGTTCAGGTTACTTGTTGacatttttcaggttttcatCAATACGTTTGAATGAAGTGCAGATGTCTGAAAATGAGTTTGACATGATCCGATATGCATTTTATCTGTTTCAATACCTATTAcacaatacagacagacaatgcTTAACTCTTTTAGATTTCTGTTTTGTTGCCAATTAGGTGATCTATCTATCTCAAGGTTTTTCCCTCATGCCAACCGGGCTTTGTTTTGTCTAAGAAGGCTTGTATTGAATGTTTAAACCTACTGGGTGAGACTGACAGAGCCCAGCCCTGAG contains the following coding sequences:
- the si:dkey-260g12.1 gene encoding uncharacterized protein si:dkey-260g12.1 isoform X1 encodes the protein MVVVQFFVAWLMLSACPSFSHPQNTQEHSSDVGRNCKLCQPGEYQKSCYECSPCEEGFYTAEMNEEPSCRPCFRDCRPELHLVVVANCTKKSDITCLCEAGFSCSEENSLTGNCEDCKKIPQQTTPLTSIAVSVRIKQPITSPEFRSTSLTERCQPPHCDASAAPDRVNNTNHTSGKVQIIFSSPPAEGSSSLAGILFPLVVIVLAIIILLCILRPRDEVRFKQALKFCNKGVREGVPNIAKVPTHQTKEPQPTGRHQPINPHPTANMGPVHVYSAGTVIFSLLNQFTGHGGVSGGLEDEQKQNTRDEESGSCPTHPIPSPNIHLSQEEKNGEMDCVFFPSQEQGKESHMSKEEGLL
- the si:dkey-260g12.1 gene encoding uncharacterized protein si:dkey-260g12.1 isoform X2, which gives rise to MVVVQFFVAWLMLSACPSFSHPQNTQEHSSDVGRNCKLCQPGEYQKSCYECSPCEEGFYTAEMNEEPSCRPCFRDCRPELHLVVVANCTKKSDITCLCEAGFSCSEENSLTGNCEDCKKIPQQTTPLTSIVSVRIKQPITSPEFRSTSLTERCQPPHCDASAAPDRVNNTNHTSGKVQIIFSSPPAEGSSSLAGILFPLVVIVLAIIILLCILRPRDEVRFKQALKFCNKGVREGVPNIAKVPTHQTKEPQPTGRHQPINPHPTANMGPVHVYSAGTVIFSLLNQFTGHGGVSGGLEDEQKQNTRDEESGSCPTHPIPSPNIHLSQEEKNGEMDCVFFPSQEQGKESHMSKEEGLL